From the Euphorbia lathyris chromosome 6, ddEupLath1.1, whole genome shotgun sequence genome, one window contains:
- the LOC136233962 gene encoding uncharacterized protein: MDVVNFRRDDLGNNEGSYKKNYEIVLSNPVVLNSEENRGESRNDGKRIRYPMDEETTGNLSDSEVINSGEIGGVREKNKDIGIKIDELSDQETCARENGESLSRVEQNSVDKGVFETKILVNDSEENHQSNHEGTLRLDKPMMKNVCEKKKQTCVIDVRCGNGGVKDCDGERVCRICQLNSEGLAETKATNSSMELIQLGCGCKDELGISHAYCAEAWFKLKGNRICEICGEMARNITVTTGMGDNRFMDEWNERRYVGSSISIPPDGSNGCWRGQPLCNFLMACLVVAFVLPWFFRGNMF; encoded by the exons ATGGATGTTGTCAATTTTCGTCGAGATGATCTAGGAAACAATGAAGGTTCTTACAAGAAGAATTATGAGATTGTGTTGAGCAATCCAGTTGTTTTAAATTCAGAAGAGAATAGAGGGGAAAGCAGGAATGATGGGAAACGAATTCGTTATCCAATGGATGAAGAAACTACTGGGAATTTGAGTGATTCTGAGGTAATCAATTCTGGAGAAATTGGGGGTGTTAGAGAGAAAAACAAGGATATAGGTATTAAAATTGATGAACTGTCAGATCAGGAAACTTGTGCTAGAGAAAATGGGGAGTCGTTGAGTAGAGTTGAGCAAAATTCAGTTGATAAAGGTGTGTTTGAGACAAAGATATTGGTAAATGATTCAGAAGAGAATCATCAGTCTAATCATGAGGGAACTTTGAGATTGGATAAACCGATGATGAAAAATGTGTGTGAAAAGAAGAAGCAAACATGTGTGATAGATGTGagatgtggaaatggaggagtTAAGGATTGTGATGGAGAAAGGGTATGTAGGATTTGTCAATTGAATTCAGAAGGGTTAGCAGAAACCAAAGCTACTAACTCTTCTATGGAACTGATTCAACTTGGTTGCGGCTGTAAAGATGAACTAGGCATTTCACATGCTTATTGTGCAGAGGCCTGGTTTAAGCTCAAAGGAAACAG AATATGCGAAATATGCGGGGAGATGGCGAGGAACATAACGGTAACAACAGGGATGGGAGATAACAGATTTATGGACGAGTGGAATGAAAGGAGATATGTAGGCAGCAGTATAAGTATCCCACCAGATGGAAGCAATGGATGTTGGAGGGGACAACCTTTGTGTAACTTCCTCATGGCATGCCTAGTTGTTGCTTTTGTACTCCCTTGGTTTTTCCGCGGAAACATGTTCTAA